The sequence CGGATTCAGATCCTCTAGATTTCCTAGGGTACCCTGTcaatagatttccttaaatcctaattactctttaatgatttaatggtcaAGATTTTGCTATGCCAGTATTTCactaacaatattattaaaataataaaataatgttgcaaacaaaacaattaagaatattgtagaccattaaatcattaaagagtggttaggatttaaggaaatctattgGTAGAGTACCTTAGGAAATCTAGAGGATCTGAATTCGTGTCAAGCAATTAAGCTGTAAGAGCTCTTGGCAATAAATAactattaataactatcataattatcaaatttcatatttaataattcatataaaaaaaacaataataaatgcacATTAATGACTATCATAAgtattaaatttcataataaattctTATTAATAAGTATCATAAGTATATATTTAATAGttccatataaaaataaacataataaatacCTATTGTGGGgtatagaaatttaaataaGGTAATAGTGTCACGTGTCAGGGGTTAGCCATGACGTAATTGAAGAGATGGAAGTTGCAACCACATTTATTGGGCCTCACCAAACCCTTTGCCTGCATTTATGTGAGGAAAACCCCTGAATAGTACTGTCttggttgccgcaactcacagaagACTGgggagggcgtctgatgggacaaacaTTTGAGTAGTGGCATAAATAATCAACAAATGGAGAGCCAAAATCAGCCAAAAAAGGAtatatattgtgagggatcCTCCAGGgatgagggagagaaaaatctgtagagaaaacattgtagcaacaaGAACTGAAATTGTATCCgagtttaaaagaaatatacttAAGGACCACTCTCCTCGGATTTTGCCATGAATGGTTTTTTttgcatagtttttttttttttttttttttgagaagcactTTCTTACCATCTTTAATTCACTATGTGCATTATTCAATCCATTGAAACCTAGTCTTTAagccactctctataaattcattatgTTAGACTCTTTGGGTCCTTCTACCTTTTGGGCTCAGGATCCAAACCCAGCCCTTACGCCtattaataattaccataattatcaaattttatatacaaatacaatcataataaatagttattaacatatactcaaaaaaaaaaagttattaacaactattataattatcataattcatatttatatatagaataaaaataagaaaatatttttcaaagataaaatcatttttattaaactttCTTGTACTCATACATTGCATAAATTGTTGACTcgtaaaaatgaattttacatTCTTATAAAATCCACAGAAGTGACCAATAGGCcaggagagaggagagatgCATATACCATACTCAATAACTtgccataaaaagaaaaatacctaGATTATAGACAAGGATGAAGCCGTAAATCTTTACTTGGGGGGGTGGTGGGGAGCAGGGGCGACTTCTAGAACCAAAATGAATTTGTATTAAACTCAAATCACACACACTCTCGTACATAATTATGTATGTGTTTGCTATTGGTTTgaaaatataagtaaatttatcatttaatttttttgacagataattgaactaaaattacaatgaagttcttaatctattttttttttttttaataaagattttttaatatcatttgttttgtttagatACCATCTTTCGTATGAATTTGAATTAGCTTcgatcaaaaaatttaaaactaacaaGTTGTGTATTATTTAGTTAAtgaaatatctatatataagttttatataaaaaattgaatttaaatcaaatatttatatgttatatgtaataaaattttaacttattatgagtaatctttaattttttgaaacttttaatttcttaatctttcgaaattttattttaaataattaaatttatttaccAATCACAATACTAACAAACTTGTGAAATACAATAAATggttaaaatatgtaatagttAATTTTACCCATAGGTAACAGAGCAATACACTAGCTAATGAAGAACTTGGAAAACTATCATTCTAATcaatctttaaaaaaagaattaaaaaaaaaatcaaaacttgattttttttttccaattgatATCTTATGTAACTTTGCACTTTTTCctgacccaaaaataaaaaatatactataaaataagaaaaaataacaagaaattaaaaaaaacaatatttgaGTGTTCCTATTGaataagtattttattttggattgaaaaataaatttctttagcCACATGCCttaactaaaattatatatataagaatcaCTTAAGaattttcatgtcttttttcagaaaaattaatgaatttgaaTGGgacttttataaaatttgtataatCTATTTGTAatcttgttatttttaattgtattagAAGTAGTTTAGAATTACATAAGAATTTTCgtgtaataatttcaaaaaattaatgaatttaattaattagaacttttatatcaaaattatattctattctatttgtctatattattttctatgagatactaccatttttatttttatgtaacttAGAAGTTAGAAGACTATATTTCTTAGGGGGGGCgaattcatattattttgggaagttaaactcataaaaaaaaaattatttatgcaaattaacgtatataaaataataaaagtttgtgGGGCCATGCCCCCTTAACCCCAATGTAACATTGTCCCTGATTATAGACTGGCAGTATATAAACCTGAGTTGGTTCTCCAACTAAGATATGAATATGACCGATACTTCTCTTTCTTTAATATCAATGGAGATAAAGAGTATTGCATTTCGTTTGGCTCTATTCTGCATTGCCTTTGCTGCTCTCTTTGCTCTCATGAATGGAAGTATGTCGATTTCTCTTTCATTCTTcatcatattcatatatatattggttgagtcaaaaaaaaaaaaaaaaaaaagctaggcCAAGTTAACAAATAACTAAAATGCAAAAACACCCTCTAGAATTTGCATCAACAGCAAACACACCCCATATactttcaattttgtgtttttgaatcCTGAGtttattcattataaaaaaaatggttcctGAGTTTATTATTGACGGATCcactttattataaataattcatttaataaattttaataaaaagtcattttattaaaataaacttttataaaaatgaattaaaaaataaaatagcacTCGGCTGTTTCTCAaactattatttttagtttaaatataaatttcaataatttttttaccattgctgaaaaaaattggttgttgatatcttatttaaaaaatgtaaacatgaaataaatctattacatcaaaataataaaaattaagttaagaagtagcaaattatatattaatttctaGAATAAAACAATTAAGAATGAACAATTTTCATACTTTATCAAATAATATCAcaacaaggtttttttttttttttttttttttttttaaagagttgacaataatataaaaatgatactAAGTAGTATTCAAACTTAGGCAAGAATGTTAATATGCCTTTAATCATGTTTATTTTGATTCtaaaataatatgcttattTTCAAATGCATCCATATGGTATTAATGACGTTACAAGCTATTCATATATTAAAGTTCAACTCAATCATAAATTCAAGTTAGATTCtaattgtagtttaattttgtgGAAAATTTCCTTATAATAGAAATATAATTTGATGCCAAATGCCTTTAGGCTTTAGATTACAATGCACTTCAATTTCATGCCAAGTGTTATTCCAATTATActctaattttgtatttattatatttacatgaaaaatcatatatctaaacttaaaattacaaactataAAAAGtctcaattcaatttttttttaatacaaatacaatcatttatttatttatttatatttttaatttaattttgattccTCTTAATGTTGATGACCATCctcaaattttgagaaaatcaggTCAGAGACTACAATGTGTGGTGTTGCAAAAGAATTTGCTACGTAGAGAGAGCAGAATGTGATAAACATTGCGGTCCATTTGGTCCACCACCTGTAAAAATTCCATGAACCAATTTCATTGCAAGAACCTACtaataaagttttaaattaattttagaagATGTTGACCACACTGGAATGGATTTTAGGGCGAACCCTACACACATGACCTTTCTTAAAGGCCTAGACAACGCGTGTATAGTTGTGTCATTATCTGTGTATGACATTTGTGATGAAGTGTGTGCATGATTACGCCATTTTatcttttgttcatttttaaagCTTATCACTTTCTTCCTCTTAAAGAATGCAATCTTTTTTCCCcttgatagaaataatgtcatctcataaaaaaaaaatttataccatatttattttataatgtgaTATTGTAGTAAATcaaatactatataataaaaattgggtcCCACAAGTTGTGATAGCACCAAACAGTTATCTTTGCTTTGCAATAAGTATTTACAGTATCTCTATCTTTTatctccaccaaaaaaaaaaaaaaattacattatcagTAATTACTAAGGTAATTTACTTTAGATTAAACTCTATCGAGTCCTCGAAGTTGCGGTTGCACCAAGTAGTTATCTTCTATTTGCAACAAGTGTCTAACTTAGTACTTTCAATAATTATCAAGattatatatcataattttatgttttaatatagTAAAGTTTACATATACTATATACCGTGTTTGCACAAAGTGACTTGATGTTTATTAAACTAGTATTATGTTCATGCATCGCACAAACATAATACTAGTTTAAAGTAAAATCAGGTCATTAAATTCCTGTCGTTTAGCCTATAACTTATCTATTGCATTATAATAATTATGTTGATGTAACTTTGCTCTTCTTTTTCAATATGACATGAGAAGGCAACCAAAACAGTGGCATTAGCTACAAAGGGAATGCTGTTGCCAATTTAGATGGGAGGGCTGCTGCAATTAGGGGcagcaaaatatatatttcattctGCAAATTAGCTAAAGAGCTCAATGTGTGGTGTTGCAAGAGAATTGAAATATGCTACCTTGACAGAGCAGACTGTGATAAACATTGCGGCTCATTTGGTCCACCACCTGTAAAAACGCCATGAACCCCATCCTCTCCTGTGTTGCTTTCCAAGTTTATCTTGTATTACTGATATCACGACTTTGCGTgaacctaataaaatattaaattaatggGCAAATTATATGTTTAGTTCCTAATCTTTGCAGcatgtgtcaatttggtctctaacgtTTCAAATGTGTTAATTTAGTCTCTAACCTCTATGTGTTATGTCAAAATGGTCCATGCCATTAAGTTACAAGTGAAAAATGTTGACATGACTAatagcctaaaaaaaaaattattctcatGCCATCTGGACTGTCACGTGGactaaacaaaaaacccaatcCACATGTACGGAATACTTTCAGTGGCGGTGCCACATAAtgttcagggggttcaaatgaatcccttgacttttgttttttttttttaatttaaatttttacatataataataatatttttaaagtttttgttttgatcaccctaaaatgaaattttgaaccCCCTAATAACAAATCAATTCAACACCAACATGTATCTTGgcttttctatttaaatatatatatatatatatatatatatatataaaaaccaacagcaaaccaatttgatctaaaatctgataaaaaaaaaaaaatagcaagcctaacaacaaaaattagtaatttgttgatcttaaatctcaagaaaaaaaaaaaaaaatttaagtgggcAGTAAAGTGTAAACAATGGGAATTGGGAATTGGGAAGTTGGAAGTGAagccaatttttattttatttttaatgattataTTATTGTGTTGAAATCTTGATGGATTAATgcaaaagacacaaaaaaaaaatcttaataaattataaagatTAATAAGTTGTCaaagttgagttgaattgttgaataaaataattgaaaagagTTAagacaaaaactaataaataataaattaaaatattctaaGCAATAACAATTAAAGTTcacttaacaataataattaatgacTTTGTTATAATAGTAAGAGACAATTGATGATTTCCAAGATTTAATTTTAGCAACACTAATCTTCAATATACTAAGGAACAATATGCTCAATGAACTTAGAGTTTATCTTTTATTCTCTTGCTGTATtacagataaatttttttataaaaaaatcacgTATATCACAAGATTCATCTCCcacctaaaatttattatttaaaagaacTCGTGTTGacttgaaaaatattaattcGAATCATAGATTGCGAAAAATCTCATCTTATCATCCTAATAATCAagatgaaataagaaaatattcttTACAAAAAGGTCATTGTCAACTTCATAAATTTGAATAACCCCCTAAAAAATGTCTAGAGCCACTGAATactttaaatctaatttttcttctcttaacACTTCTCTTTGCACTTTCTTTATAAACAAACACTTGCAAAAAAGAAACTCATAAATCGCAACCAAGAATTAAACTCCAGCCACCATGAAAATCTCATATTCTTGGCAATGTGTTCAGACTTTAGATGGCAAAgcttctattttgtttttttatttgtttgctttcttcataaaaattgaattatacTGGATTGTTAAAGTGTGTGTTACTGTCAGGCACTATGCTCTTtgaaaaaagttaaaatcaAATGGCCTGTTTTGGGTTCTGGGCTTTATTGGATGCCaagaaaatgagattttttctTGTCGGCTGGGGTTTTACATTTTTCCCCCCTGTAAGCGATCATTTCCAGAGAAACCAAGAGAAAATGATATAGGAAATATGTGTTGTTTACACattgattgggttttttttagaaCACGTGGTAGTACACATGGCATCCTAAGTGAcattagaataattttttatatgagcCATTAGCCCATCAGCATTTTCCATCTGTAACTTAACAGCATGGACCCCACACATGACCTTTTCTTTGAGGTGTTGACAACAAGCATATGGTTGTGTGATAATTTGTGTGTGATACTTGGGATGATATGTGTGCATGAGTGTGCCGTTTTAAGGAAAATATCTTATACGCTCAATGTACAAAACTTATGTGAGATTGATATGTGGACCCTACATATATGCCATATGTATACAAGATTTTCACGCCCTTTTatcttttgttcattttaatgGAATCACCAACAACTCTTAGTTTTCTAAGCTCGATTGGTCACATAtgtctatttgattttattcttaaattagCTAAAGAAGGTCCTAAGGGCTCTTAAgctaaatagaaaataaaaataaaattcgaAGCAAAAGACATGGACTCAAGAGCTCAATTACGTATGGAAaatgtgttaggcaccccacaacgtGCATCTCTCGATGGTAACTAGTTTTGAATATATTTGTATGACTCACTATTATAAAGATAACTTGAATATTTGGCATGAGATTTTGGGAAAAAGTTTTTGGAAATTACTTTGAAGGTAAGATATAAATGCTATAATTACTTAATTGTTGGAAAAGTAATTACATTTGATATAAATGCTATAagcttaaattgaaatttattctCCAATATATTTTCTCATGCAAAATGACTCTCGACCACCCATGACAATGACAATGGGTCCTCCCCtctctgccttttttttttttttttttttttttttttttttttaaattaataattttcttttattatagaGAATCAAAAGacattcctcatttttttttaataacaaaagaCATTCCACATGATCGTGTAAGcacaaagcataaaaataataatagtgcCTATGAACCTTGATAATATTAATGCTGTTTAGTTTTTACTACCAGCGTGAGAAAAACAAATATCCTGATTTTTACTGAAATTGCATGCAAGGAATGAGATTCATTACAGCACATGAAGGTGTCGCATCCCCTGAGTTTTCTAGGAGATCATAATGGTACACCGCAGCACAATCTAAATTCATTCAAATTACTATCAGAAACAAGtggggaaaaagaagaaagagataatTGTAACCTGAATAAATTACTAGtattttcatttctcataaccACACGGTGTACCAGGAGGTGACCCTTGGAGTTGCTCTTCAAAGGTTCATGTATAGTAGGGAAAGACAGTGTAGCTTCCCAACTTACTTTGAATGTATCCCATAAAACCAACATACTATATCTTGGAATTCTAGCATTGCTACAACCGAAGAAGCAGAGTTATTTAGCGCTAGATGATAAGAATGGCTTGGTTCATATCATATAACTATAAGTAGCCACCACTGACCACTTGTCTTGTGTTTTCAATGCAATTTAATCTagtttctcattttcttctcttctttttaagAGATGTCCAAGTCTTATACATGTAACTTAGGGGCCGGAGACATCAGAACAACTGTCATAACCCATGAGTCAGCGCTGGAAGAAGGCCTTAAGTTTCTATTATCTACTTTTAATGTAGAGGAATCAGAAAAAAACAATGTAGGTCAAAACTTTGAGAGAGTTGTGGGTTTAGATATAGAGAAGTCATTCAGTTCAACTAGTGATGCGTTAGTCAGTGACAAAGTTGCATTGTTGAAACTATGTGCAGAAAATGATTGCCTCCTTGTCCACCTTACACACTTCAAGAAAATACCCACTTCCCTTGCCAAGTTTCTTAACCTTTCAGATGTAACATTCGTTGGAATGAGCATCAAACACAACCTCAGTGATCTTCAAAGGGATTATGGGGTTCAATGTAGGAATGTGGTTGAGTTGGGTCCTTTTGCAGCTGCTGTTCAAAAGAAGCCTATTTTAAGTGCTTATAGTTTGCCAGATTTGTTCaagtttgtttttaaatttccaAAATGGGAAAAGACTTTTGGTAAATCTACAAATGTTGCTTTAAGTGATTGGGGTACCAGTACATTAAGTTTGGAACAAATCTGGCATGCTAGTATAGAAGTCCATGCAACCATCATGATTGTGAAAGAACTAATCCGATACCACAGCTGACAGAATTAATCCAAGGCTTTGGCCAAGTTTTCAAACGACGTTAATGACATGTTGGTAGTggtgttgttgttttttttttttttttaattttttttaatttatttatttttttgggttatatattgGTCTGTTGTTGGATGGTTTGATTATGCATCTACGGTTGGGCACAAAAATTGGCACAACATAATGTTAATGAATTGATAGTTACCTATTCTAATATTTTGCATATGATCAAAAGATTGTAGCCAAAGAGCATTCTACTCAGGAGCCAGATAAGAAAATACTTCACCTTGCAGAACCCGATTGGTCACTTTTTAGTTCCTTTTGCTCCTATTGTCATTTCCAAATAATTGCAATCAACATCTATCTACTTCATCCTAGCCTATCTAAGGCGATACCATCCCTAACCTCCTCAGTTTAATTACATTCTTACATGGGTAGGAATTTCGATTCCCTAATCAAGGAAGTATGTTCAAAAAGTGTACAATTAAAGGGGAACAAGAGGAGAGAAAAATGCACAATTAACAGTACCTCCATTTAATATAATgctaacaaaattttagtgtatagagtaattatttttattatcttcaTACAAGCTATTGAACGAAGTTAATTTAATTGACTACAAGGGGAAAAACTTCATTTTGCAACGAATTACTGGCACCTAAATTCTGTTGAATAAAGATTAATTTGTGTGATTCTTcttactcttcttcttccttgaaGCAAAACTACTGGGTCCAATTTCTACGGACATTCTTTTTGTCCTGCATAGCCAATAAAAAAAGGATAAGGCCCACAGTGGCGAAAAACATTGCatatcaatgaaaaataaaatgattcaGATACACATGATGAAGGAAGATACCGTGTAGAGAGTTCTTCTGTCTCCTGCTCAACCTCTTCAGCTGGACCATCTGATAATAATGATATGCCTTCTTCTGTCTCCTGCTCGCCCTCTTCAGCTGGATCATCTGATAATATGATATACCATCAAATTCAgtaacagagagagagagagagagatttctaGAATTCAATAGACTACCATGTGAAAAAGAAACTTTCATAAAAGATTTGCAGTGGTTTGGCTATAGGCAACT is a genomic window of Quercus lobata isolate SW786 chromosome 2, ValleyOak3.0 Primary Assembly, whole genome shotgun sequence containing:
- the LOC115970356 gene encoding exonuclease 3'-5' domain-containing protein 2-like, with protein sequence MSKSYTCNLGAGDIRTTVITHESALEEGLKFLLSTFNVEESEKNNVGQNFERVVGLDIEKSFSSTSDALVSDKVALLKLCAENDCLLVHLTHFKKIPTSLAKFLNLSDVTFVGMSIKHNLSDLQRDYGVQCRNVVELGPFAAAVQKKPILSAYSLPDLFKFVFKFPKWEKTFGKSTNVALSDWGTSTLSLEQIWHASIEVHATIMIVKELIRYHS